aattcatgtcccttgagtccgtgatgctctctaatcatctcatcctctgcctccaatATTATAGCAGACACATTACCCAAGTGGAGCAAATGCAAAAATTTTACAACATCTGGAAAGGAGTGACTTGGTAATGTTTGGAAATAGCTTGGTTGTAATGAGAGACTCTTTACTCCCAAGGACCCCGAGACTCAGTAGTCTTCTCCCACCTGCCACTTCCCTCCTCGTACAGGCAGCCCTACTGGATACTCTCAGAAACTTGACGTTAAACATTTTTCTCCCCCAAACAGGAAATCGTTGCAGATGAATCAACCATCGCAAGCTCCAAtttcaaaacaaatagaaaaacccGCTTTGTTATTCATGGATTCATAGACAAGGGAGATGAAAACTGGCTGCAGAGTATTTGCAAGGTGGGACTGTAAATCTATTAAGGAAGTTGTTTCCAGAGTGGTAATTAACAAGGCAAGGCCCCAACAGTCAGGACAGATTCCTGTCAGCAGGAGGTTGGAGTCTCCTCTGACCTCACTGGGCCTGGGGTTCCCAGAGGAGGTTCAGGAGGTGACACAGGGTGCAGGTCAGACCAGCAAAGCTGGCAGGCATGTGGTGGCTCTAAGCAGCGATTATTTAGTAACTAATACagagatatttcaaaattttcacaaCAGATGCTGCCATACTGATGCAGCATTTGTTGCATTGTCGATAGCTTTCATTTCTTCAATAGGCTTGGATTTCTCTGTGAAGAACTAAGATAACTCATTTTGCCCAAACTAATTATTTTCCTGTGATTTTCACTTGCTACTCGTTGATCTCCTATAGTAGCGATAGCTTGAAAAACTGTGTAGATTTTCATTTCTGGCTCCTGTTGTTTCAACAGTAGTGATCCTATTTTCTTGAATTTGTCTTTGGCTATGTGCCCTGTGATAATGAAgaattaaaggacagaaaatcaAACAGAGTACATTTTCTGAGTAACTGCTAGTGCTGGAGGAACATTATTGTTGATTCATTTCTTCATCAAGCTTTTGTGGCCAACTGTGGCACCAAGATGCGGTCTTTTCTTTAGAGGTCTTATTTCAGGCCTGTCTATGACTCAAATTAAAGGCTGAATTAACTTCAAGAGAGTTTTGACTGATCCTGAAGGCAGTTAAGATTAGAAATAATCAGTAAGGCCACAACTTGTCTTCTAAAATACTTTATAGTTGATTAttgagctgggggaggagggagggtaaGTAATAGATTTATATACTACAGTGAAGAAAAGATAAGTTTACCATTCTCAGCTCCAAAGGTATGTagattttcagatatatatatgtatagtttatTTTTGAGATCCCAAAGGCAGCTGTGTTTTTCTTGCATTTGATTGACTTTGGGCATCAAGATGGAGGAGTGAGTAGGTTAAATTAGAAGAACAAATGCCCTAAATTCCAGTTCTGACTCTATCCTCGGCTAACCAGGACACTAGCAAATTGTTGCCCCTCTTTGGATTTTActctctgtaaaatgaaagagTTGGAGATGGATTCTAAGATTGCTTCATTCTCAAGTTCTTCTTGGCAAAAAGGTGAGGATATgcataaatacatacacaaataaacaaaatttctgCCAAGTCCAGCATTCATGAAACTATCACTGATCCTCACATCCAGTAGATATCTGGAAGGttgtatttttatgtgaaataactTCAGTGATGTACAATAAAACACATTCATACAAAAACTTAGATTTATCTTTCTATCATGGAAAAGCCTATTCATTTGCCTTCAATATCTTTATTTAAAGGGCCCTGACACAGTCTTTCACTTATTCcattatttagtaaatatttattgaatacctactatatgccaggaactgtctgaggcacTGAAGATACATCAGTGGACAAGACAGGTGATGTCCTGGGGTGCATTCTAGTAAGAGACAATGTAGTCTTGTGAAGCTGATGATGCGCTAATGAGATAAACCACTGTACCACATTTTATGCACCTTTCCCCAAAACAAACATCCATGCATCTGTTGTGTAGACATCCCAAGAATCCATTTCCCATTATGGCCAAATCTCTAGTTTAGAGCCAGTGTTAAGCTTTAAAAAGTATTCTGTAACTGTAACAGAAGTTTTGTTTACTGACTTCGGGTTAAAAAGTGAGCATGATATTGTGTAGGTCAAGAAGAGAGTTGATCCTAGAGTTCCAGAGTGTTAATTAGGAGTTAGTTAAGATCCTGAATTGTTTACCAATTTACGGTGTCCCTCCCACCAGAACCTGTTCAGCGTGGAAAGCGTGAACTGCATCTGTGTGGACTGGAAAGACGGCTCCCACACAGGATACACACAAGCCACACAGAACATTCGGATCGTGGGTGCGGAGGTGGCGTATTTAGTGGATGTTCTTAAGGTAACGAACTCTGGGTTACATAAAAGCCCATGCACATGGCTGTCTGAATTCTCTTCCCCCCAAATTGCTGCATGTATGagaattgataaaatattttttctactgaGAGCTGCATTCTCCTTGATtgaagagaaaaatgcaaaaaaaaaaaagaatcttgatTTAAGCTTCATCAATTAAATCAATTTGAACTTCATCAATTCATCGCCCATTAAGTTGAAATTAAACTAATTTTAAGTGCTATTATTCAAGCAAACCAGGTAAGGTCTATCTACTGAATTCCACTGTTAGTTTTTTTAACATAACCAATTATTAAGCCAAGTTGACATGATAATTAAActaggggttttgtttgtttgtttgaagagAAGCACAGTGATAACAAGTTAACCTGATTTGCTAActaaaaacttagaaaatatgaAACTTGAAAAAGCTTAAGTAATTGctttcattattcttttcttttctctcttttttttcttttactttttttaaaaactgaagtaaagTTGACACACAATATTCCAATAGTTTCATGTGCCAGTATATATAATTGCAATGTCTGGTTCGTGGATACAGCAGAACATTTATTGATTAAATTCACCATCCACATGACTATGGTTTGTGgcaccccaaaacaattacaGTAGTAATATCAAAGGTCACTGATCACCGTAAGAAatactataataataaaaattttgaaatattctgaCCATTACCAAAAAgtgacacagaaacacaaagtgaacaaatgctgttggaaaaatggcgcAGTTAGACTTGTTCAAAGCAGAGTTGCCAGAATCCTTTAgcttgtaaaaaacaaacaaacaaacaaaaaaaaaccacagcaTCTGTGAAACACAATAAAGCAAAGCTCAATGAAACACAGTATGtctgtactacatcttctttatgcacCTATTGATAGACTCTTGGGTTGCTCCCAtagcttggctattgtaaataattctgcaatgaacataggaacGCATATATCTTTTGgaaatcatgttttcattttcttagaaacagtacccagaagtggaattgctggaccgTATGATagttctgtatttaattttttaaagaacctccatactattttccatagtggctgtatcgatTTACATTCCCTATGTCCATTCACTGACATActtgaggattcccttttctccatatccttgccaacactcagtatctgttgtctttttgataatagccattctgacaagtatgAGGTAttgtctcactgtagttttgatttgcacttccctaaccagtccattctgaaggagatcagccctgagatttctttggaaggaatgatgctaaagctgaaactccagtactttggccacctcatgcgaagagttgactcattggaaaagactctgatgctgggagggattgtgggcaggaggagaaggggatgacagcggatgagatggctggatggcatcactgacttgatggacgtgagtttgggtgaactccgggagttggtgatggacagggaggcctggtgtgctgcgattcatggggtcacaaagagtcggacacgactgagcgactgaactgaatgattagtagactgactagttttctgtgattatggtttcagtgtgtctgccctctgatgccctcttgcaacacctaccgtcttacttgggtttctcttaccttggacatggcgtatctcttcacagctgctccagcaaagtgcagccgctgctccttaccttggacgaggggtatctcctcaccgccacccctcctgacctgtaacatggagtagctcctctcggccctcctgcccCCGCGaggccaccgctccttggatgtggggtagctcttcccggccgctgcccctggccttggggaactaaaaagcctcttgatgaaagttaaagaggagagtgaaaaagttggcttaaagctcaacattcagaaaacgaagatcatggcatccggtcccatcacttcatggcaaatagatggagaaacagtggaaacagtgtcagactttatttggtgattgcagccgtgaaattaaaagacacttactccttggaaggaaagttatgaccaacctagataccatattcaaaagcagagacattactttgccaacaaaggtccgtctagtcaaggctatggcttttcctgtggtcatgtatggatgtgagagttggactgtgaagaaagctgactgctgaagaattgatgcttttgaactgtggtgttggagaagactcttgagagtcccttggattgcaaggagaaccaaccagtccattctgaagatcagtcctgggatttctttggaaggaatgatgctaaagctgaaactccagtactttggccacctcatgcgaagagttgactcattggaaaagactcacatgctgggagggattgggggcaagaggaaaaggggacaacagaggatgagatggctggatggcatcactgacttgatggacgtgagtttgggtgaactccaggagttggggatgaacagggaggcctggtgtgctgcagttcatggggtcgcaaacagtcagacacgactgagtgactgaactgaactaaactgaactgaatgattagtaACCTTTTTCAGTCAGAAGTGGCCACagtaccgcacaattgaactcatctcacacactagcaaagtaatgctcaaaattctccaagctaggcttcaatagtacatgaaccatgaacttccagatgttcaagctggatttagaaaagacagaggaaccagagatcaaattgtcaacatccgttggatcatcaaaaaagcaagagagttccagaaaaatatctacttctgccttattgactatgccaaagcctttgactgtgtggatcacaataaactgtggaaaattcttcaggagatgggaataccaggccacgtgacctgcctcctgagaaatctgtatgcaggtcaagaagcaacagttagaactggacatggaacaacagactggttccaaatcaggaaaggagtaggtcaaggatgtatattgtcaccctgcttatttaacttatatgcagagtacatcatgagaaacgctgggctggaggaagcacaagctggaatcaagattgctgggagaaatatcaataacctcaaatatgcagattacaccacccttatggcagaaagtaaagaactaaagagcctcttcatgaaagtgaaggaggagaatgaaaaagttggcttaaaactcagcatttagaaaactaagatcatggcatctggtcccatcacttcatggcaaatagatggggaacaatggaaacagactttattttcttgggctccaaaatcactgcagatggtgactgcagccatgaaattaaaagatgcttgctccttggaagaaaagctatgaccaacctagacagcatattaaaaagcagagacattactttgccgacaaaggtccatcttgtcaaagctatggtttttccagtagtcatgtgtggatgtgagagttggactataaaggaagctgagcaccaaagaattgatgcttttgaactgctgtgttggagaagactcttgagagtcccttgggctgcaaggagatccaaccagtcaatcctacaggaaatcagtcctgaatattcactggaagtactgatgctgaagctgaaactccaatactttggccacctgatgtgaagaaccaactcatttgaaaagaccctgatgctgggaaagattgaaggcaggaggagaaggggatgacagaggatgagatggctggatggcatcaccaacttgatggacatgagtttgagtaagctcctggagttggtgagggacaggaaggcctggcatgctgcagttcatggggttgcaaagagtcagacatgactgagtgactgaactgaactgaactaaatgattagtaatgttgaagGTCTTTTCATCCatctgttggctatctgtatgtccgACTTAGAATGTCTATTTGGGTCCTCccttcattttttaatcagattatttgggttttttatattgagttatgTGAGCTCTTTGTCTGTTTTGAATGTCAGCCTCTTATGGAATATAtaattgcaaatatcttctcccgtCTAATAAGTTGCCTTCTTGGTTTGtgatggtttccttcactgtgaaaAAGTGTTTCGGTTTGATtagttctgtttgtttatttttgcttttgtttcttttgcctgctTTTGAtacatccaaaaaaatattgctaagatggATGTCAAAGAATGTACTTCCTATGCTTCTTCCGggtgttttatggtttcaggtcttacgtttaagttttaatccattttgagtttacttttgtgtatggtttaaGACAGtggtccagttttattcttttgcatgtaaccgtccagttttcccaacatcatgtGTTAAAGAatcatccagttcagttcagtcgctcagtcgcgtctgactctttgcgaccccatgaatcgcagcacgccaggcctccctgtccatcaccaactcccggagctcactcagactcacgcccatcgagtcagtgatgccattattACTTTCTAATCCAAATACTTGCTTCATCCCCTCAGGACAACAAGTCCTTATACCATCAAAGGTTTCCTCTATGTAGTGAAACAGTAAAAGAGAGTACTACTTCCACCAGTTTAAGTACTAAACTATCGCCATTTTCTATTATAAATGAACATAATCCCTGAAAATTGATTGCTTGGAAGGGGCAGCATGTCTTCTTAAAAGTTGAGTTTTCGGAGCTCTCTCTTTTCTGCCCGTCTTGAATTTTGCCAATTTGAAAACATTCTGAAGGAGTTTTCTTTTCAACAGTCATCATTTGAATACTCGCTTTCTGATGTCCACATCATTGGCCACAGTCTGGGTGCCCACGCTgctggggaggcaggaaggaggaccAATGGGGCTATTGGACGTATCACGGGTAGGTCAAAACACTAAAAAGCTGCAAAATTGGACCAGGTGAAGCCTATATGGGGTCTACAAGGATAGAAATTTGACAGAGAGGCCTGATTTTTACCTGAGGAGACAAGTTTTTACATTTTCCGAATTAGGTCACAGGATCAGAGAAATCAgtgtgttctgctgctgctgctgctgctaagtcgcttcagtcgtgtccgactctatgcgaccccatagacggcagtccaccaggctcccctgtccctgggattctccaggcaagaacactggagagggttgccatttccttctccaatgcatgaaagtgaaaagtgaaagtgaaagtgaagtcactcagtcgtgtccgactcttcgtgaccccatggactgcagcccaccaggctcctccatccatgggattttctaggcaagagtactggagtggggtgccatttccttctctgagtgcATTCTGAGACCTTATTAATTGTTTATTAATACTGATCTTTGGTCTACAGAGCCCTGTTTAGCATATAAATACTCACATGTGACTTAACATCTGGCGGCCTTATTCAtatctattttctctttgtcAGATATTCACAAAGGATGAGTTTAGTGGataaaataaatagcataaataatagaataaatagaATTAAACCCAAAGAGATCAAAATGTATTAATTAGTTATATTCTGCTTCACAGCACTTGGTAATTATTCCAATCCTCATCAACCACAACCCAAGTGGTGGGGACAGATAGTCTGGGAGCCTGGGCTGCCAGAGCTCAAGCTGCCAATTAGATCAAAACTGTCATTTTACCAATCTCAGACTGGTTGCATTTAGCCAGTGGAGTCATGTATTGGGTACCCAGGTCCTGCAAAAACCTTGTAACTTTCTAAGAAGGACTTTGCTTTCCTGGATCTGAGAGGTGACTATTTCAGGGAATGATTACTTATTCTTGCATCTTCCGACTCTGTCCCCAACTCCTGATTCTCTTTTTTTAGTACTTCAGATAAGTTGGTTATATTTGGATTGGTGAGGGCAACTGGAATATTTCTCTTTAATTTGCTGGAGAGAACTTTCCTTTTCACAGTCCATTCACGTCCAGTGGAACCTGCTCAGTCAGGCACTGTGTCAAACTGTGGTCCCAGTGACTGTGAATGCCGAGATCCTCGCCCTCAGGGGAGTTAGTGTAGGTGGAGCTCTTTTAGCCTGAAAATCTCTCAGGAGTCCAGTGCTATCTCCCGGAGTCTGACCTCTTTCGTTGTAACTGTACTAGTGACAGAATTGACCCAGTGACTAAGTATCCACGAACATTCCATGGCTCAAGGAAAATTCACTTTAAAGCAAATGGTAAATTAGACATAGATTTCCTTTCAGAAAAGGGTACATTACAGAAGAACTGACTTATCTCTTTGCACGCCCTACTCGTGATTACCACCTGCACTTGCACTCAGGTGTGTTACTAGTGAGAGAGGCGAACATGTGTGTCCACTAATCAGACACTGAGATGACACATCCTGTCTGTTTTAGGGTTGGATCCAGCGGAGCCTTGCTTTGAGGGCACACCTGAATTGGTCCGATTGGACCCCAGCGATGCCCAGTTTGTGGATGTAATTCACACAGACGCTGCCCCAATGATCCCCAACCTGGGTGAGTCCCTCAAATTCATCCTCCTGGAGTGTTTTTTGAATTTAAGCGTTTTCGAGTGTTTTGAgtcccatattttaaaatttctcagggTTTGGAATGAGCCAAGTTGTGGGCCACCTAGATTTCTTCCcaaatggaggaaaagaaatgcCTGGATGTAAGAAGAACGCTCTGTCTCAGATTGTTGACATCAGTGGGATCTGGGAAGGTAAACCTATTTATTATGTACATAAGGAGAGTTCCTTGGGGCagaatctgtgttttcttttggtAAACATGCTACATATTTTTGGTACAGGTGTTATGTTTTCTATAAGCAAGGACTTTTCATCATATCCCCGTGATACACATTTTCACCAAGGGAAGTGGACATGAGCAGActacaggaaagaaaatgtaCTTGTATTCAACTTTCCAAGAATCTAACTCAGGGAATACATTACTAAATTATACTTGTATCTATATGGACAGATCTTTTCTTACTAgagttatttttccatttcattcatCTGTGGCATAACTATTATAATCTTAACTTCTGATTACATCTCAAATAATAACAACCCTTCATAAATTTTGTTCTGTGACTGCCAGGAGTTTGCACTAATTAGAGAAACCTATTCAACAGCTATGTTCCAAACATGACATTAACTTGGAAAAATAACATCTGTCTCTGATGTGTAATCATGTCTGATTTCAAAGGAACGCGTGACTTTGTGGCCTGTAATCACTTAAGAAGCTACAAGTATTATGCTGACAGCATCCTCAACCCTGATGGCTTTGCCGGATTTCCTTGTGCCTCTTACAGTGCTTTCAGTGAAGTAAGTACATCGTTTCTTGCACCTGAAGGATTTTGGGACCATCACTTCTCATGACTGGTGTGGTTCAGTGCATGCAGTATACACTCAGTGAATGATACTATATGACTGATACCTTATTTATGCTTTCAATCATACATGTTTATTCTAATAGTGATAAGGCAAGGGAGAACTTTAGAGAGATGGATGTGTAAACTGAAATGCTGTGTCCACCTTGTTCTTTATCACTTATGTGTGTGTTGAGTAAATGTGAAAACTTGCTTTGAAAATAATTGGAAGTCCAAAATTTATCTCTGGAAACCTGAGCTATGGCCTCAGGACACTGATGACCgtggaaaagttgtcttaaatGTTAACCTTACAAAGGAATAGGATTGTGGGCATGTGGACCTTTCTGTGCAATCACATAATtgcccaggtttttttttttatcatcttttttgGTAACCTCTGGATATCTAAGTTAGGATCCTTAAATCTGATCTTgaatgtgtgcctgtgtgctaagttgcttcagtcgtgtccaagtctttgtgaccatatagactgtagcccgccaggctcctctgtcaatgggattcttcaggcaagaatactggagtgggtggccatgcccttcttcaggggatcttcccgacccagggatggaaggaactatgtttcttttgtctcctgaattagcaggcaggtttcttacgactagcgccacttgggaagccctgatctTGAATATAACATAGcaattgcctttttctttttttttactattgctTTTCCTTTCGCTATAATTtttttgaataaaaatgtatACCATGTGTTATTTAATATGTACCACATGTACATGTTTAtttgtacatatttaaatatgtaaattttaaagtaatatgcCAGGTGAAGTTATAATTATCAAGCAGTTATACTTTAGCAATGAAGAGAGAGGATCTGATTCCCACTTCCACAGTTAAAAAGGTGAATGATTTGGGGCAAAACATTCAACTTCTCTAaatcactttcttcattttaaaatgtaaataaaatggtaaattccATGTATGTGGTAGGAGGAATTAATGAGATAACATGTTCTAATTACTTAGCCCAGAACCTAAGGTATAATAATTAacactcaacaaatgttagctCTTATGTGTAAGGGAAAGAAGATGGgtacatattttatttacaatatagCTTGCATGTACAAGAACATCCtggcttctttattttattttcttcccaaaCCCCCATTTTCTAGGTAATGgggaaaacaaacacagaagCTTTAAATTCCATCCAGTTAAAACTTGACCTGATTCAATAATATAAACAGTCCTTTTAAGTGATGCTCACTTTTATAGGAAAGCATTTTCAGTTTCGCAGATTTCTCAGCCTTTGGGCCACCTATCTCCAAGTTGATATTGGGCAGGAtgatcttggtggtggtggtggtgatggtgtgtgtgtgtgagaaggtCAGAAAGGAAGACTTGGGGATCCACCACATTGAAGGGCTCACTGCTGCCATCTGCAGGTGATGTCTGGGCATGTCCACTCTCACAGGTTGGGTATTTCTTCCGGGCTGACTCCATTTCcccttatggcaccccactccagtactcttgcctggaaaatcccatggactgaggagcctggtaggctgcagtccatggggtcgctaagagtcggacacgactgagctacttcccttttccctttgctgGATGCAGACCTTGAGATTTGGCCCAGTCCCCATCTGGTCCATTGATTCAGGAGTTCACCACTCGCCTCTTCTGTGGGGCAGCCTTGCCCTTTCATAGTAGGTATTTCTATATCTCTCTACCTGTCTACCTCCCCCTATTCATTTCTGTCCCTCTTTTCTTCCCATCGTTTCTTGATCCAAAAAGAAAGGACATTTTCCTATATGATATAATTTTCTTCAGACCCTCACCTCATGGCTAAGTCTTAATAACCAACTAGAACAAATTCCCTTCACATTGGGAAAATTCTGAGATTTGAATCTTTCAGACCTTGATATGCTAAGTGGGAActaaagaaattgagaaaaatgacttttaagTCTGTTGTCTTCCCAGTGGATTCTATTTTGTTTATCAGAAGCTGATTATCaccttgttctttcttttcaacttttctaaaataaattctgacCACCTAAAACAAGAGGGGGTGTCTTGGGGCAACTGGAGCAACTTCagagaggcaaaagagaaaaggctaaatatatatatatatatatatatatatatatatatatatatatataatcttaagt
The window above is part of the Bos javanicus breed banteng chromosome 26, ARS-OSU_banteng_1.0, whole genome shotgun sequence genome. Proteins encoded here:
- the PNLIP gene encoding pancreatic triacylglycerol lipase, whose product is MLLIWTLSLLLGAVVGKEVCYDRLGCFSDDSPWAGIIERPLKVLPWSPEEVNTRFLLYTNENPNNFQEIVADESTIASSNFKTNRKTRFVIHGFIDKGDENWLQSICKNLFSVESVNCICVDWKDGSHTGYTQATQNIRIVGAEVAYLVDVLKSSFEYSLSDVHIIGHSLGAHAAGEAGRRTNGAIGRITGLDPAEPCFEGTPELVRLDPSDAQFVDVIHTDAAPMIPNLGFGMSQVVGHLDFFPNGGKEMPGCKKNALSQIVDISGIWEGTRDFVACNHLRSYKYYADSILNPDGFAGFPCASYSAFSENKCFPCPTEGCPQMGHYADRFPGKTKSEGQTFYLNTGDAGNFARWRYKVDVTLSGKRVTGHILVSLFGDKGNSKQYEIFNGTLKPDSTESNEFDSDVEVGVLQKVKFLWYNNVINPTLPKVGASKISVEANDGQVFDFCSQDTVREEVLLTLNPC